Proteins encoded in a region of the Halothiobacillus diazotrophicus genome:
- the cmr5 gene encoding type III-B CRISPR module-associated protein Cmr5 has product MQTIQQQRAKYALAQVQQALSRKVSQKEYKSYAASLPAMIHMNGLGQAAAFFKSKGAKGDPHGELYDLLSEWLCMAGQPYAGCKDLLDGVISRDMHAYRLAQAEALALMDWVKKFAKAFMNEGETTQPGGGA; this is encoded by the coding sequence ATGCAGACCATTCAGCAGCAACGCGCCAAGTACGCGCTGGCGCAGGTACAGCAGGCACTGTCGCGCAAGGTCAGCCAGAAGGAATACAAGAGTTACGCGGCCAGTCTGCCTGCGATGATTCACATGAATGGATTGGGGCAGGCGGCTGCCTTCTTCAAGTCCAAAGGGGCCAAAGGCGACCCGCATGGTGAGCTTTACGATCTGCTTTCAGAGTGGCTCTGTATGGCCGGCCAGCCTTACGCCGGCTGTAAGGATCTTCTCGATGGCGTCATCTCCAGAGACATGCATGCCTACCGGCTGGCCCAGGCAGAGGCCCTGGCCCTGATGGACTGGGTCAAGAAATTCGCCAAGGCTTTCATGAATGAAGGGGAGACGACCCAACCCGGAGGTGGTGCATGA
- the cmr3 gene encoding type III-B CRISPR module-associated protein Cmr3: MAGHKKHKPIRYDKKKPAGTGAHNAVQNPEPRTGMARAASGEAVRPPSPVQLGLKAGRATLAFDAADTLFFRESRPMEAMGELQSVFPPPMRTLAGAVRTLIGESAAVDWQAYRAEPAHSLRQIIGYDEELGSLSFRGVWLALNGERLYPAPLHLLRKPAPLHLPGEAARIYPLHLDKSPVWCDLGRRVRLPALPEDRHARGARPMEDTWLTREGLARVLAGHLPDPAQLRTADQLFFRESRVGIARDNRRRTVIEGMLYQTRHIRPQPALSIEVDASGLPDSLPNESLVRLGGEGRAARLSVLQKAVDLPAPGAGSGQGIALYLLTPLLMPGGAWLGFARQESGEAGTPTVWTGTLNGIALTLHGAVTGKALRSGGWDMTNQLPRPVTSFVPAGSVFFCTVEGDVQAACEALHDRQIGVQTEYGYGHLAVGPWQDQ; encoded by the coding sequence ATGGCCGGGCATAAAAAGCACAAACCGATCCGCTACGACAAAAAAAAGCCTGCGGGAACCGGTGCGCACAATGCGGTACAGAATCCGGAACCTCGGACCGGGATGGCCCGCGCCGCATCGGGCGAAGCGGTCAGGCCGCCATCGCCTGTCCAGTTAGGGCTGAAGGCGGGGCGGGCCACGCTGGCCTTCGATGCCGCAGACACGCTGTTCTTCCGGGAATCCCGCCCGATGGAAGCCATGGGTGAACTGCAGAGCGTCTTTCCGCCACCGATGCGCACGCTTGCGGGGGCCGTGCGGACGCTGATCGGGGAATCGGCAGCGGTGGATTGGCAGGCATATCGGGCGGAGCCCGCTCATTCCCTGCGTCAGATCATCGGCTACGACGAGGAACTCGGAAGCCTGAGTTTCCGGGGTGTCTGGCTGGCCCTGAATGGCGAGCGCCTGTATCCGGCGCCCCTGCACCTGCTCAGGAAGCCGGCGCCCCTGCACCTGCCCGGTGAGGCGGCACGCATCTACCCGTTGCACCTGGACAAGTCGCCGGTCTGGTGTGACCTGGGCAGACGGGTTCGCCTGCCGGCACTACCCGAGGACAGGCACGCCCGAGGGGCCAGACCGATGGAAGACACCTGGCTGACCCGCGAGGGACTGGCCCGGGTGCTGGCGGGGCACCTCCCGGACCCGGCGCAGCTCCGGACCGCCGACCAACTTTTTTTCCGAGAGTCCCGCGTCGGCATTGCCCGGGATAACCGCAGGCGTACCGTTATCGAAGGCATGCTCTACCAGACCCGCCATATCCGGCCCCAACCGGCACTGAGTATCGAGGTGGATGCTTCGGGGTTGCCGGACAGCCTGCCCAACGAGTCGCTGGTCCGTCTGGGCGGGGAGGGCCGTGCCGCACGTCTGAGCGTCCTGCAGAAAGCGGTCGATCTCCCCGCGCCCGGGGCAGGCTCCGGCCAGGGGATCGCCCTGTACCTGCTCACGCCGCTGCTCATGCCGGGGGGCGCCTGGCTGGGCTTTGCCCGGCAGGAATCGGGGGAAGCAGGCACGCCTACCGTCTGGACCGGCACCCTGAACGGCATCGCGCTGACGCTCCACGGTGCCGTCACGGGCAAGGCCCTGAGAAGCGGAGGCTGGGACATGACCAATCAGCTTCCTCGCCCGGTCACGAGCTTTGTCCCGGCGGGGAGCGTGTTTTTCTGCACGGTCGAAGGCGATGTCCAGGCCGCCTGTGAGGCCCTGCACGACCGACAAATTGGTGTACAAACCGAATACGGCTACGGGCACCTCGCGGTTGGCCCTTGGCAGGACCAGTAA
- a CDS encoding S8 family serine peptidase, translating into MNAKNLLTLALLATTAATLAGCGGGSSTPPDTGSYVPNPAPTPAPTYPTNSGRVTVTSDYAGAPAQSVTVAVLDSGINSQHQEFTDNGGKNGVGGAIVSGGINTVNAYDNAYPTLPQTSGNLDTTNYQWNSSQYSNESYHGNFVASIIAGAHTGYSGDASLYIEKITGYGTASANVIDFGFSDAANNGAQFANLSFGYDPISEYQQTANYENSVNGYQGTVRNATDADWVSWQNTISHGLGMVVSAGNNSLNFSTSHATAAGWNVNNPLYKQVLIVGALSSDNSTLASYSNYAGDDPNVQARFITAVGTNTGADPSTNTKYGQFMGTSSAAPIVTAAAATLKSYWSFMTPAQVEQRLLDTADKNFNSLWNQNNCGTSGALNCGSYYYGSGRLDLNAAMQPAGVVVTTTAASVPTSASAQSAPAAATGISVPASLAPVAASVKAASVGVQGFDAIGRNYTLNLAPSVSTFADPTQTVSYKMTGFAAKFMQSGQPFKTLDQ; encoded by the coding sequence ATGAACGCGAAGAATCTGCTGACCCTTGCCCTCCTTGCCACGACCGCCGCCACCCTCGCCGGCTGCGGTGGTGGTTCCTCCACGCCGCCGGACACCGGGAGCTATGTCCCCAATCCGGCACCGACTCCGGCGCCGACCTACCCGACCAACAGCGGGCGGGTGACGGTCACAAGCGATTATGCCGGTGCGCCGGCTCAAAGCGTGACCGTGGCCGTTCTGGACTCCGGCATCAACAGCCAGCACCAGGAATTCACCGACAACGGCGGCAAGAACGGCGTCGGTGGCGCGATTGTCAGCGGCGGGATCAACACGGTCAACGCTTATGACAATGCCTATCCGACACTGCCCCAGACCAGCGGCAATCTGGACACGACCAACTACCAGTGGAATTCCAGCCAGTACAGCAACGAGTCCTACCACGGCAACTTCGTCGCCTCGATCATCGCCGGGGCACATACCGGCTATTCCGGGGATGCCAGCCTGTATATCGAGAAAATCACCGGCTACGGCACGGCAAGCGCCAATGTGATCGACTTTGGCTTCTCGGACGCCGCCAACAACGGGGCTCAGTTCGCAAACCTCTCGTTTGGGTACGACCCGATCAGCGAATATCAGCAGACAGCGAACTACGAAAATTCCGTCAACGGGTATCAAGGAACCGTCCGCAATGCGACCGATGCCGACTGGGTTTCGTGGCAGAACACGATCAGCCATGGCCTCGGCATGGTGGTGAGCGCGGGGAACAATTCCTTGAACTTTTCGACCTCTCACGCCACGGCGGCTGGCTGGAATGTCAACAATCCGCTGTACAAGCAAGTCCTGATCGTTGGCGCTTTGTCCTCGGACAACAGCACCCTGGCCTCCTACTCGAACTACGCCGGGGATGATCCGAACGTCCAGGCTCGCTTCATCACGGCAGTCGGCACCAACACCGGTGCCGACCCGAGCACCAACACAAAGTATGGGCAGTTCATGGGGACCTCCTCGGCGGCCCCCATCGTCACCGCCGCAGCCGCCACGCTGAAGTCCTACTGGTCGTTCATGACCCCGGCCCAGGTAGAACAGCGTTTGCTGGACACCGCCGACAAGAACTTCAACAGCCTGTGGAACCAGAACAACTGCGGCACCTCTGGCGCCCTGAACTGCGGCAGCTACTACTACGGTTCGGGGCGGCTTGATCTGAACGCGGCCATGCAGCCGGCTGGCGTGGTCGTGACCACGACCGCCGCCTCGGTGCCGACCAGCGCCTCCGCACAGTCTGCCCCGGCAGCCGCAACCGGTATATCCGTCCCGGCCTCTCTGGCCCCGGTTGCCGCCTCGGTCAAGGCCGCCTCGGTGGGTGTCCAGGGATTCGACGCCATCGGTCGCAACTACACCCTGAACCTCGCGCCCTCGGTGAGCACCTTTGCCGACCCGACGCAGACGGTGAGCTACAAGATGACCGGCTTCGCGGCGAAGTTCATGCAGTCGGGTCAACCGTTCAAGACGCTGGACCAGTAA
- a CDS encoding YgjV family protein: MNDLSAICYANLVGLMLIPLAWWQFAHARDKRAFLALNVGTCLVVAASFALVGQQTAAAVSLAAATTSLGQYVLAERSPFLRAGVALASISGALTLAFPHDLFAWLAAFGYAWVRVAEASRESLMRTMYVLSPALWALLSLHAQSYTLATVDLVGLFLSIRWVVTRLERLERRLDTQAGEPHAPHPTRTKADAPAVPPTRRQTA; the protein is encoded by the coding sequence GTGAATGACCTCTCCGCCATCTGCTACGCCAACCTCGTGGGGCTCATGCTGATCCCGCTGGCTTGGTGGCAATTCGCCCACGCCCGCGACAAGCGTGCGTTCCTGGCGCTCAATGTCGGCACCTGTCTGGTCGTGGCAGCTTCCTTCGCCCTGGTCGGGCAACAGACCGCGGCAGCGGTTTCCCTGGCCGCCGCCACCACCAGCCTGGGGCAGTATGTGTTGGCCGAACGCTCGCCCTTCCTTCGCGCAGGGGTGGCGCTGGCCTCCATTTCCGGTGCGCTGACACTTGCCTTCCCGCACGATCTGTTCGCCTGGCTGGCTGCCTTCGGCTATGCCTGGGTGCGGGTGGCGGAAGCCAGTCGAGAGTCCCTGATGCGCACCATGTACGTCCTCTCCCCGGCTCTCTGGGCGCTGCTCTCGCTGCATGCGCAAAGCTACACCCTGGCCACGGTAGATCTGGTCGGGCTCTTTCTGTCCATCCGCTGGGTGGTCACCCGCCTGGAGCGCCTGGAGCGCCGGTTAGACACACAGGCCGGCGAACCGCACGCCCCGCATCCGACCCGCACCAAGGCGGATGCCCCAGCCGTACCGCCAACCCGCCGGCAGACGGCATGA
- the cas6 gene encoding CRISPR system precrRNA processing endoribonuclease RAMP protein Cas6: MPFAFYAPSVEAGVLEFSVFGAPAVADSPLMLSVLEQAAGNGIGKVRHAYRLRSAHARIFPAAASCLPDGLSADALPDLPPFGGHAVEVRLLSPLRLQVKGRVMSVEDFSAAEFLRALLRRITLLHWSYGTAALPPVPLPAIDEVTSSAEQLRWQTGARYSARQAQRIPLDGLVGSFNLSGPGLRELWPWLYIGQWTQVGKSVTQGLGQFTLIDRSGSQACWGAVPGWFPA; encoded by the coding sequence ATGCCCTTCGCGTTTTACGCGCCATCCGTCGAGGCAGGCGTGCTTGAGTTCAGCGTGTTCGGCGCCCCGGCCGTGGCCGATTCCCCCTTGATGCTTTCGGTGCTGGAACAGGCGGCCGGAAACGGTATCGGCAAGGTTCGCCATGCCTATCGTTTGCGTTCGGCGCATGCCCGAATTTTCCCGGCGGCAGCTTCATGTCTGCCGGATGGGTTATCCGCCGATGCCCTGCCGGATTTGCCGCCGTTTGGGGGGCACGCCGTGGAGGTGCGGTTGCTCAGCCCTCTGCGGTTGCAGGTCAAGGGGCGAGTGATGTCTGTGGAGGATTTTTCCGCCGCCGAATTCCTGCGTGCACTCCTGCGGCGCATCACGCTGCTGCACTGGAGTTACGGCACTGCCGCCTTGCCACCCGTGCCCCTGCCTGCCATCGACGAGGTGACCTCATCCGCCGAGCAACTGCGCTGGCAGACAGGGGCACGGTATTCGGCCCGGCAGGCGCAACGCATTCCGCTCGATGGGCTGGTCGGTTCGTTCAACCTGTCCGGCCCCGGCCTGCGGGAGTTGTGGCCCTGGCTCTATATCGGGCAGTGGACGCAGGTGGGCAAATCCGTCACGCAGGGTCTCGGCCAGTTTACCCTGATCGACCGATCGGGCTCGCAAGCTTGCTGGGGCGCCGTTCCTGGGTGGTTTCCTGCATAA
- the cmr6 gene encoding type III-B CRISPR module RAMP protein Cmr6 produces the protein MTAPIYGQGDLPGSCPDEAHRGLWFERFYDQYDSATWAVLKPRGNQDKQGNTHWLLSEFHGREAGSAPALERHNAALAELVGGLGGQVLRFHSGGHLVTGMGNPHPVENGFAWHPTLGVPYLSGAAVKGLLRSYIETHLDAEGAELRGLLRQWFGSADKDPNKVPDAQEATQRGALVFFDALPVRPVTLSVDVMTPHMGQWYARGDKVPGPDAVPADWHQPVPVPFLAARDIELQFGFCLRPGATGAATGIDLADVADALTRALTESGAGGKTATGYGALYRDVESEARLEAERTRRASERAETARKATLSPEDKAHEQDLTEVEAFRAGFAEARQRPYQPGGNFERERLAFMERVLAWTDPRSRRAAGDLLAETLTRQWGTPGKKERKQQIQEAIRVLRGEE, from the coding sequence ATGACTGCGCCGATTTACGGTCAGGGCGACCTGCCCGGGTCCTGCCCGGACGAGGCGCATCGAGGTCTTTGGTTCGAGCGCTTTTACGACCAGTACGATTCCGCCACCTGGGCCGTACTCAAGCCTCGGGGCAATCAGGACAAACAGGGTAACACCCACTGGCTTCTGAGCGAGTTCCATGGCAGGGAGGCCGGCAGTGCCCCGGCGCTGGAGCGGCACAATGCCGCCCTGGCGGAACTGGTCGGTGGCCTGGGAGGGCAGGTGCTGCGCTTCCACTCGGGCGGGCATCTCGTGACCGGCATGGGCAATCCCCATCCGGTGGAGAACGGCTTTGCCTGGCATCCCACGCTTGGTGTGCCTTACCTCAGCGGCGCGGCGGTCAAGGGCCTGCTGCGCAGCTACATTGAAACGCATCTGGATGCGGAAGGGGCGGAACTTCGCGGTCTGTTGCGCCAGTGGTTCGGCAGTGCCGACAAGGACCCCAACAAGGTCCCTGATGCGCAGGAAGCCACCCAGCGCGGGGCGCTGGTGTTCTTCGACGCGCTGCCTGTCAGGCCCGTCACCCTCAGTGTCGATGTCATGACCCCCCACATGGGGCAATGGTATGCCCGGGGCGACAAGGTCCCCGGACCCGATGCGGTGCCGGCCGACTGGCACCAGCCCGTGCCCGTGCCCTTTCTGGCTGCCCGGGATATCGAACTGCAGTTCGGGTTCTGTTTGCGCCCGGGCGCGACCGGGGCAGCGACCGGCATCGATCTGGCAGACGTCGCCGATGCCCTGACCCGTGCCCTGACGGAGTCCGGCGCCGGCGGCAAGACCGCCACCGGGTATGGCGCACTGTACCGCGATGTCGAGTCCGAGGCGCGTCTGGAGGCGGAGCGGACCCGGAGGGCCAGTGAACGGGCCGAAACGGCACGCAAGGCGACGCTTTCCCCGGAAGACAAGGCGCATGAGCAGGACCTGACCGAGGTCGAGGCCTTCCGTGCAGGGTTCGCGGAAGCACGCCAGCGTCCCTATCAGCCAGGCGGCAATTTCGAGCGCGAGCGGCTGGCCTTCATGGAGCGCGTGCTGGCGTGGACGGATCCGCGCAGCCGCCGGGCGGCCGGCGACCTGCTGGCCGAGACCCTGACCCGGCAATGGGGCACGCCGGGGAAAAAGGAACGCAAGCAGCAGATTCAGGAAGCCATCCGGGTGCTTCGAGGGGAGGAATAA
- a CDS encoding helix-turn-helix domain-containing protein encodes MNQQSGHITPAGGNIFEDLGFDTAAALQTESRRLVAQQQAIRDSLMAALLTGIDAQGLTPGETASLLGLGRTRLTELRQCRTDRFTIDELVRLLLRTGLRVHFEVSLPTEAAKHETG; translated from the coding sequence ATGAACCAACAATCCGGTCATATCACCCCAGCCGGCGGAAACATATTCGAGGATCTGGGCTTTGACACCGCCGCCGCCCTGCAGACCGAGTCGCGGCGCCTTGTGGCCCAACAGCAGGCCATTCGGGACAGCCTCATGGCCGCACTGCTCACAGGGATCGACGCGCAGGGGCTCACGCCTGGCGAAACGGCCTCCCTGCTGGGACTCGGCCGCACCCGGCTCACCGAGCTGAGGCAATGCAGAACTGACAGATTCACCATCGACGAGCTGGTCCGCCTCCTGCTGCGAACCGGGCTGAGGGTGCATTTCGAGGTCTCCCTCCCCACGGAAGCCGCAAAACATGAAACCGGGTGA
- the cas10 gene encoding type III-B CRISPR-associated protein Cas10/Cmr2, with the protein MSTSHYFHFTLGPVQGFVAQARRTRDFWAGSFILSWLSAVAIEAVGRQGGDVAFPEPDGHYMNWLVGKGSGRQPRQGSIPNRFKGVVAAVDPATFDPDVVVGAVQAAWQALADTVWTHDLSEVAGPVQRAVWDRQIGRFWDMSWVITPDEGDGAALDKRKNWRTHTPPDEPGVKCSMMEGWQELSGQVAPNRREMNAFWDAVREQGQNGMTSDLAENEALCAIAFVKRRFSRHFHHLDAQLPSGWKLKGWEVPSGVPSVAYMAAVPWLKNVLEKADADDLRAFHAAAAELTGGEYGEWLTTIRCLRAQPRAGDFKHLLSLDGNVFYSSQLENRNLFPDRALAEKAQKALKRVEVSAGLDPVSPFYAILLMDGDSLGSHMSDIGKQRAIADGLRKFTRQAPDIVDRWNGFLIYAGGDDVLAVLPLEDAIPCATELRSHYLGCFRDTGIPTTLSGGIEFAHIRMPLGKVLGDAHPLLDELAKDGRGRDALAIRVWKPGGSKIEWAQPWSIALNPESNKTYLEEIAGQLRLEGEESTQFSGKFIYKIVERLADLAPTEGGDDDARSVLTDVLAMEYLNSGKSRLTTRGEARQFIQPLLEQCTPVIRDPDEPKPERWGRMVREADAALLVRFLAHKGVA; encoded by the coding sequence ATGAGCACTTCCCATTACTTTCACTTCACCCTCGGGCCGGTTCAGGGCTTTGTGGCCCAGGCCCGTCGTACCCGTGATTTCTGGGCGGGTTCCTTCATCCTTTCCTGGTTGTCGGCGGTTGCCATCGAGGCGGTCGGTCGACAGGGGGGCGATGTGGCCTTCCCCGAGCCTGATGGCCATTACATGAACTGGCTGGTGGGGAAGGGTTCCGGCAGGCAGCCTCGGCAGGGCAGCATTCCCAACCGGTTCAAGGGGGTCGTGGCGGCTGTCGATCCCGCGACTTTTGATCCGGACGTGGTCGTCGGGGCGGTGCAGGCGGCTTGGCAGGCGTTGGCCGATACCGTATGGACCCATGATCTGTCCGAGGTGGCCGGTCCGGTCCAGCGGGCGGTATGGGATCGTCAAATCGGGCGATTCTGGGATATGAGCTGGGTCATTACACCCGATGAGGGGGATGGCGCGGCGCTCGACAAACGAAAGAACTGGCGTACCCACACCCCGCCGGATGAACCTGGCGTCAAATGTTCCATGATGGAAGGCTGGCAGGAGCTTTCCGGCCAGGTTGCCCCCAATCGCCGGGAGATGAATGCGTTCTGGGATGCCGTGCGCGAGCAAGGCCAAAACGGCATGACCAGTGATCTCGCGGAAAACGAGGCCTTGTGCGCAATTGCCTTCGTGAAGCGCCGCTTCAGCCGGCATTTTCATCACCTCGACGCGCAGCTTCCGTCGGGCTGGAAGCTGAAAGGCTGGGAGGTGCCGAGCGGTGTCCCATCGGTGGCGTACATGGCTGCCGTGCCCTGGCTGAAAAATGTTCTGGAAAAGGCCGACGCCGACGATCTGCGCGCATTCCATGCGGCGGCCGCTGAACTGACCGGCGGCGAGTACGGGGAATGGCTGACCACTATTCGTTGCTTGCGGGCGCAGCCCCGGGCCGGTGACTTCAAGCACCTGCTGTCTCTGGATGGCAATGTGTTCTACAGCAGCCAGCTCGAAAACCGGAATCTCTTTCCCGACCGGGCTCTGGCCGAGAAGGCCCAGAAGGCGCTGAAACGGGTTGAAGTAAGCGCCGGCCTCGATCCCGTTTCGCCGTTCTACGCCATCCTGTTGATGGATGGCGATTCGCTCGGGTCTCACATGAGCGATATCGGCAAGCAGCGAGCTATTGCGGATGGATTGCGAAAATTCACACGGCAGGCACCGGATATCGTGGACCGCTGGAATGGCTTTCTGATTTATGCCGGAGGCGATGACGTACTGGCGGTATTGCCGCTGGAAGACGCCATTCCGTGTGCGACCGAGCTGCGCTCGCACTATCTGGGTTGTTTCAGGGACACCGGCATACCGACCACGCTGTCGGGGGGTATCGAGTTTGCCCACATTCGGATGCCGCTGGGCAAGGTGCTGGGCGATGCCCACCCCCTGCTGGACGAGCTCGCCAAGGATGGGCGGGGGCGCGATGCCCTCGCCATTCGTGTCTGGAAACCGGGGGGCTCGAAAATCGAATGGGCCCAGCCCTGGAGCATTGCCCTCAATCCGGAGAGCAACAAGACGTATCTCGAGGAAATTGCCGGGCAGTTGCGCCTGGAGGGTGAGGAATCCACGCAGTTTTCCGGCAAGTTCATTTACAAGATCGTCGAGCGCCTTGCCGACCTCGCGCCCACCGAGGGCGGCGATGACGACGCCCGGTCCGTGCTCACTGATGTGCTGGCGATGGAGTATCTGAACTCGGGCAAATCCCGCCTCACCACCCGTGGGGAGGCCCGCCAGTTCATCCAACCACTGCTGGAACAATGTACTCCGGTCATCCGGGATCCGGACGAACCGAAACCCGAACGGTGGGGCAGAATGGTCCGCGAGGCGGATGCCGCCTTGCTCGTTCGTTTCTTGGCGCATAAGGGAGTGGCGTAA
- the cmr1 gene encoding type III-B CRISPR module RAMP protein Cmr1 has product MPLKFKDCPSITATYRIVVPMFLGDAQQKASAISPLSVKGALRFWWRALNWSRFRSAEPSDTAALHQLHLEEAALFGSAAENGQAARFTLRVHSDPHELSRAADWPKVSLKNPCSEYCSSYVGLGLWGSGQVDKGNYQPPREYIRENQVFTVELLALPGLSEAALQQLRDSLTAWGLFGGLGSRARRGFGAVAIESLDHHALCFNDVATYQEAVRRLWPDCSTSAHALPPFTAFSSAARFGISGEPASSARKAHNELAQAFKTYRGSKDSPVRGARKRVFGIPIDFRKSKRAKKSPLEEKAGSNRRASPLLFHVHPIGDRFTAAVLYLPAEFHFDPELNAVEFPLAEAFLEQLPAAVFA; this is encoded by the coding sequence ATGCCGCTCAAGTTCAAGGATTGCCCTTCGATTACCGCGACTTATCGCATCGTGGTGCCCATGTTCCTCGGGGATGCCCAACAGAAGGCATCGGCCATTTCCCCGCTTTCCGTCAAGGGCGCGCTGCGTTTCTGGTGGCGGGCATTGAACTGGAGCCGGTTTCGATCCGCAGAACCTTCAGATACCGCTGCTCTCCACCAACTCCATCTTGAGGAAGCCGCGCTATTCGGCTCGGCGGCAGAAAATGGGCAGGCAGCCCGGTTCACTTTGCGGGTCCATTCCGACCCGCACGAACTGAGTCGAGCGGCCGATTGGCCGAAGGTATCCCTCAAGAATCCCTGCAGCGAGTATTGCAGTAGCTATGTCGGCCTGGGGCTTTGGGGGAGTGGTCAGGTGGACAAAGGCAATTATCAGCCTCCTCGTGAGTACATCAGGGAGAATCAGGTGTTTACCGTCGAGTTGCTGGCTTTGCCGGGGCTTAGCGAGGCGGCTCTTCAGCAGTTGCGGGATAGCCTTACTGCATGGGGGTTGTTCGGTGGATTGGGCAGTCGCGCGCGGCGCGGTTTTGGCGCCGTGGCGATCGAGTCGCTGGATCATCACGCCCTCTGCTTCAATGACGTGGCCACCTATCAGGAGGCGGTGCGGCGTCTTTGGCCGGATTGTTCGACATCGGCCCATGCGCTACCGCCATTCACGGCGTTCAGCTCGGCGGCCCGCTTCGGTATCAGCGGTGAACCTGCCTCATCGGCGCGCAAGGCTCACAATGAGCTGGCCCAGGCATTCAAAACCTATCGTGGATCCAAGGATAGCCCGGTTCGTGGCGCCCGGAAGCGGGTTTTCGGTATCCCGATTGACTTTAGAAAGTCAAAGAGAGCAAAAAAGTCACCGCTGGAAGAAAAGGCAGGGAGCAACCGACGCGCAAGCCCCCTGCTGTTTCATGTACATCCGATCGGGGACCGGTTCACCGCCGCTGTCCTGTACCTGCCCGCCGAATTCCATTTCGATCCCGAGTTGAACGCAGTCGAGTTCCCGCTCGCGGAAGCATTCCTCGAACAGTTGCCAGCGGCGGTCTTTGCATGA
- the cmr4 gene encoding type III-B CRISPR module RAMP protein Cmr4: protein MQQANVIFGLFAQTSLHAGIGATTGVIDLPIQREGHNGWPCVFGSSLKGALRARAESQYGEDNDSVRFVFGPDTNHASDHAGALLVSDARLLLLPIRSLTSQFKWVTCPAALQRYRSDAARFGVTVPAFDLPDIQQDAAIVPQQTPDTALFLEEYRFSATARDLDGLIDTLAGLMSRDQIREDLERQLVVVSNDMFAHLAQHATPVNAHIAIDSATGTVRGGALWYEETLPPETLLYAGLSANKARAGEAAMSAQDILGAVIGLFDEKPWLQMGGNETVGMGWCAVKTQGSE from the coding sequence ATGCAACAGGCAAACGTCATTTTCGGGCTGTTCGCGCAAACTTCCCTGCATGCCGGGATCGGCGCAACCACCGGCGTCATTGATCTGCCGATCCAGCGGGAGGGCCACAACGGATGGCCCTGCGTTTTCGGTTCCTCCCTCAAGGGCGCGCTGCGCGCCCGTGCCGAGTCGCAATACGGTGAGGATAACGACAGCGTCCGGTTCGTGTTCGGTCCCGACACCAACCACGCCAGCGATCATGCCGGGGCCTTGCTGGTAAGCGATGCCCGCCTGTTGCTCCTGCCCATCCGATCGCTGACATCCCAGTTCAAGTGGGTGACCTGCCCGGCGGCTCTCCAGCGTTATCGCAGCGATGCGGCCCGATTCGGCGTCACCGTGCCCGCTTTCGATCTGCCCGATATCCAGCAGGATGCCGCGATTGTGCCGCAGCAGACCCCGGATACCGCGCTGTTTCTCGAAGAGTATCGATTCAGTGCCACGGCCCGGGACCTTGATGGCCTGATCGATACCCTGGCTGGCCTGATGAGCCGCGACCAGATCAGGGAGGACCTGGAACGGCAACTGGTGGTCGTGAGCAACGACATGTTTGCCCACCTGGCGCAACACGCCACGCCGGTCAATGCCCATATCGCGATTGATTCCGCCACCGGCACCGTGCGGGGCGGAGCGCTGTGGTACGAGGAGACGTTGCCGCCGGAAACCTTGCTCTATGCGGGCCTGAGCGCGAACAAGGCGCGTGCCGGGGAGGCTGCCATGAGTGCGCAGGATATTCTGGGTGCCGTCATCGGCCTGTTCGACGAAAAGCCCTGGCTCCAGATGGGTGGCAACGAGACCGTCGGCATGGGCTGGTGTGCCGTCAAGACCCAGGGGAGTGAATAA